One Gloeothece verrucosa PCC 7822 DNA window includes the following coding sequences:
- the aroA gene encoding 3-phosphoshikimate 1-carboxyvinyltransferase: MSSSIVSLKSVEQQQELIITPPSSGLSLKGKITVPGDKSISHRALMLGALAAGETVIKGLLLGEDPRSTASCFRALGAEISELNTEKIVVSGIGLGNLTEPADVLDAGNSGTTLRLMLGLLASHPGRFFTVTGDSSLRSRPMSRVVKPLQEMGAQIWGRKNNSLAPLAVSGQQLKPIHYHSPIASAQVKSCILLAGLSIDGKTTVTEPALSRDHSERMLKAFGADLEIDPQTHSVSVIGPTRLSGQTVIVPGDISSAAFWLVAGSIVPGSELIIENVGINPTRTGILDVLEMMGADLTLLNQREVTGEPVADIQVQYSQLQACTISGDLIPRLIDEIPILAVAAVFAQGTTVIRDAQELRVKESDRLAVMASELNRMGAKITELPDGLEITGGGSLVGAQVDSYTDHRIAMSLAIAALNASYSTTIHRAQAASISYPEFFSTLQQVCQ; this comes from the coding sequence ATGTCATCCTCCATCGTTAGCTTAAAATCCGTCGAACAACAGCAAGAGTTAATCATTACTCCTCCGAGTTCAGGTTTATCCTTAAAGGGCAAAATAACCGTTCCCGGAGATAAATCTATCTCCCATCGTGCCTTAATGTTGGGCGCATTAGCCGCAGGAGAAACCGTCATCAAGGGACTCTTGTTAGGAGAAGACCCCCGCAGTACCGCCAGTTGCTTTCGCGCCTTGGGGGCAGAAATTTCCGAGCTAAATACTGAAAAAATTGTCGTCTCTGGGATAGGATTAGGCAATCTAACTGAACCGGCTGATGTTTTGGATGCGGGCAACTCCGGCACCACTTTAAGATTGATGTTAGGGCTATTAGCGTCTCATCCTGGGCGCTTTTTTACGGTAACTGGAGATAGTTCTTTACGCTCACGCCCTATGTCTCGTGTGGTTAAACCTTTACAAGAAATGGGGGCACAAATTTGGGGCAGAAAGAATAATTCTCTGGCTCCCTTAGCGGTGTCTGGACAACAACTCAAGCCAATTCATTATCATTCTCCGATTGCTTCTGCTCAGGTTAAATCCTGTATTTTGTTGGCTGGTTTAAGTATCGACGGTAAAACAACGGTGACTGAACCGGCTTTATCAAGGGACCACAGCGAAAGGATGTTAAAAGCGTTTGGGGCTGATCTAGAAATCGACCCTCAAACCCATAGTGTTAGTGTGATTGGTCCGACTCGCTTAAGCGGACAAACGGTTATTGTGCCTGGCGATATTAGTTCTGCGGCTTTCTGGTTAGTAGCGGGGTCTATTGTGCCGGGTTCTGAGTTAATTATTGAAAATGTGGGGATTAATCCTACTCGTACCGGAATTTTAGACGTTTTAGAGATGATGGGGGCAGATTTGACTCTTTTAAACCAGCGAGAAGTCACTGGCGAACCGGTGGCCGATATTCAGGTTCAATACAGCCAGTTACAAGCTTGTACCATTAGCGGCGATTTAATTCCGCGTTTAATTGATGAAATTCCCATCCTGGCTGTGGCTGCGGTATTCGCCCAAGGCACGACGGTTATCCGCGATGCCCAAGAATTACGGGTCAAAGAAAGCGATCGCCTTGCGGTTATGGCTTCTGAATTGAACCGTATGGGGGCTAAGATTACTGAATTACCGGACGGTTTAGAAATCACTGGCGGTGGCTCTTTAGTTGGGGCACAAGTCGATAGTTATACCGATCATCGTATTGCCATGAGTTTAGCCATTGCTGCCCTCAATGCTAGTTATTCCACAACCATTCACCGCGCTCAAGCCGCTTCGATTTCCTATCCAGAATTCTTTAGCACACTTCAACAGGTTTGTCAATAG
- a CDS encoding DUF1517 domain-containing protein, giving the protein MFKNINLKLLLVTTLTLSLIKLDIPLSRTTSQTSWVNIGSQVEARRSGGRSSGGSFSRSSSHSSSSSSSSSSGSTSHDHSRRTHGSHTEIEIEMGDDDHYAPAGTSNNAGAMLFVNIILLSLMALILFAVIYSIFKSLAATPKGTRKADNQIVTLTKLQVALLAKATGVQSELSELIVRVDPNSKQGLWELLQESVLVLLRHSEDWSHGLATSKSMKIDQAEADFNQLSLKERSKLCAETLTNINGKIEHQDIKLAADESAAYIIVTLLLGTADTRPLFKQIHSIEELKQALERLANVPPDYLMKLELIWSPQEESDSLTYEEFISHYTDMMQLV; this is encoded by the coding sequence ATGTTCAAAAATATTAATCTTAAACTTCTTCTCGTCACAACTTTAACCTTAAGTCTTATTAAGCTAGATATTCCCTTATCAAGAACCACTTCACAAACCTCTTGGGTTAATATTGGTTCACAAGTTGAAGCCCGCCGTAGTGGGGGACGCAGTAGTGGCGGCTCATTTTCTAGGAGTTCTAGCCATAGTAGTTCTTCAAGTTCTTCTTCAAGTAGCGGCTCGACATCTCATGATCATTCTCGTCGAACTCATGGTTCTCACACTGAAATTGAGATTGAAATGGGTGATGATGATCATTATGCCCCCGCCGGCACTAGCAATAATGCTGGAGCAATGCTGTTTGTGAATATTATTTTATTGAGCTTGATGGCTCTAATTCTTTTTGCGGTGATTTATAGTATTTTCAAGAGTTTAGCGGCTACTCCAAAAGGCACACGCAAAGCGGATAATCAGATTGTCACTCTTACTAAATTACAGGTAGCTTTATTAGCGAAAGCCACAGGCGTTCAATCAGAGTTATCTGAATTAATTGTTAGAGTAGATCCCAATAGTAAGCAGGGTTTATGGGAACTTTTACAAGAGTCGGTGCTGGTGCTTTTAAGGCATTCCGAAGACTGGAGTCATGGTTTAGCTACTTCGAAGTCGATGAAAATTGATCAAGCTGAAGCAGATTTTAACCAGTTATCTTTAAAGGAACGCAGTAAACTGTGTGCGGAGACGCTGACTAATATTAATGGCAAAATCGAACATCAAGACATTAAGCTTGCGGCTGATGAAAGTGCGGCTTATATTATCGTTACTCTTTTGTTAGGAACAGCCGATACTCGCCCTCTATTTAAGCAGATTCATTCCATAGAGGAGTTAAAACAAGCGCTCGAAAGATTGGCTAATGTCCCCCCTGACTATTTGATGAAGTTGGAGTTAATCTGGAGTCCTCAAGAGGAATCTGATAGCCTCACCTATGAGGAGTTTATCAGCCACTATACAGATATGATGCAATTAGTTTAA
- a CDS encoding AAA family ATPase encodes MVAQPISFDDNEIRLNWQEILESIPYNANEPLVCKLFVEPLLAELGFSQQEWFPEFSTGKGSCKVDYAARKNNHKAIFIKAKTNPYLLIEAKGRQTNGGAKINLATGTPQYKDAQIQIKDYLLSPNCKTAQWGIITNSEHIQLFRRHGKVVFPATENYLIKKDNIEQIITQIKRFINQTPRALSICVYNDKGGVGKSTTVANLASVLGILNKKVLVIDFDPQQGDLTASLGKGEASVKFSDALMNTKINIDDVIQPFFIQLKQKQVHVFDLICPDDKLEEIMTNEIKMAQIQGGNTRLRRLIHPLLNCYDYIIFDSPTNWSFLSKSCVYASDVVLIPTNSNNFASLKNAKKVIKQYLPEIQDERRKNHEYGIPIALPIFFNQHSSTEAQMKTTHEEIKKLLTIETPRGSLRDEELFSLFYPKSINGLADQSVFNIPQYAIVASAAFSRRPAALSHQTAYQYYLALAKEYFINE; translated from the coding sequence ATGGTTGCTCAACCTATATCCTTCGATGACAACGAAATTAGGCTCAATTGGCAAGAAATTTTAGAGTCTATTCCATATAATGCTAATGAACCCCTTGTCTGTAAGCTTTTCGTAGAGCCTCTTTTAGCAGAACTCGGGTTTAGTCAACAAGAGTGGTTTCCAGAATTTTCTACAGGTAAGGGTTCTTGTAAAGTAGATTATGCGGCTAGGAAAAATAACCATAAGGCAATTTTTATCAAAGCTAAAACTAATCCCTATCTTCTCATCGAAGCTAAAGGCAGACAAACCAATGGCGGCGCAAAGATTAATTTAGCCACAGGTACACCCCAATACAAAGATGCTCAAATACAAATCAAAGATTATTTACTCTCACCTAACTGTAAAACTGCCCAATGGGGAATTATTACTAATTCTGAACATATCCAACTGTTTCGCCGACACGGAAAAGTTGTCTTTCCAGCTACAGAAAACTATCTAATCAAGAAAGATAATATAGAGCAAATTATTACTCAAATAAAACGTTTTATTAATCAAACTCCGAGAGCCTTGTCTATCTGTGTATATAATGACAAGGGAGGAGTGGGTAAAAGCACAACAGTGGCTAATTTAGCCTCGGTTTTAGGAATTCTCAATAAGAAGGTTTTGGTCATTGATTTTGATCCACAACAAGGAGATTTAACCGCTTCTTTAGGAAAAGGAGAGGCAAGCGTTAAATTTTCTGATGCGTTAATGAATACAAAAATCAATATTGATGATGTTATTCAACCTTTTTTTATTCAACTAAAACAGAAACAAGTTCATGTTTTTGATTTGATTTGTCCTGATGATAAATTAGAAGAAATCATGACAAATGAAATAAAAATGGCTCAAATACAAGGCGGAAATACTCGGCTAAGAAGGCTGATTCATCCCTTGTTAAATTGTTATGATTATATTATTTTTGATAGTCCGACTAACTGGTCATTTTTGAGTAAAAGTTGTGTCTATGCTTCAGATGTAGTGTTAATTCCTACTAATTCTAATAATTTTGCTTCTTTGAAAAATGCTAAAAAAGTGATTAAACAATATCTCCCAGAAATTCAAGATGAAAGACGAAAAAATCATGAATATGGAATCCCTATAGCTTTACCTATCTTTTTTAACCAGCACAGTTCTACCGAAGCTCAAATGAAAACAACTCATGAAGAAATCAAAAAATTGCTAACTATAGAAACTCCTAGAGGTTCGCTGAGAGATGAGGAATTATTTTCTTTATTTTATCCTAAATCTATTAATGGTTTAGCTGATCAATCAGTTTTTAATATTCCTCAATATGCCATTGTAGCGAGTGCTGCGTTTTCCCGTCGTCCAGCCGCGCTTAGTCATCAAACGGCTTATCAATATTATTTAGCTTTAGCCAAGGAGTATTTTATCAATGAGTGA
- a CDS encoding chromophore lyase CpcT/CpeT, which produces MRHHHITTALLISYLLTTGSAQALPVNNEVNSVVTHLVGIMDTSAQAAENPKKSSVRMTTCQVTFRGANDSVQNSFGSPVYLYQEQALTQELNKPYRQRFLEIQPSVGQETVESKSYKPAQPETLIGLCNKPESERVLQQSDLGEFVCRVFLKPSPDGFIGETPPEGCPANVRGAVKITNTIILHSRGMDTWDKGYDAQGHQVWGAREDAYQYRWVNQQR; this is translated from the coding sequence ATGAGACATCATCACATCACCACAGCACTACTCATCAGCTACCTATTAACCACTGGTTCGGCCCAAGCTTTACCCGTAAACAACGAGGTAAACTCAGTAGTAACCCATCTCGTGGGAATTATGGATACCTCTGCTCAAGCGGCTGAAAATCCCAAAAAATCTAGTGTCCGTATGACCACTTGTCAAGTCACCTTTAGGGGAGCTAATGATTCAGTGCAGAACTCGTTCGGTTCCCCAGTCTATCTCTATCAAGAACAAGCACTAACCCAAGAATTAAATAAACCTTACCGTCAGCGCTTTCTTGAAATTCAACCCAGTGTCGGCCAAGAAACTGTCGAATCTAAATCCTATAAACCTGCACAACCAGAAACTTTAATCGGGTTATGTAACAAACCTGAATCTGAGAGAGTCTTACAACAAAGTGACTTAGGAGAATTTGTTTGTAGAGTCTTTTTAAAACCTTCCCCTGATGGTTTTATTGGAGAAACCCCACCCGAAGGATGTCCGGCTAACGTTAGAGGAGCCGTAAAAATTACCAATACAATTATCCTTCATTCTCGAGGAATGGATACCTGGGATAAAGGTTATGATGCACAAGGTCATCAAGTTTGGGGAGCGAGAGAAGATGCTTACCAATATCGATGGGTTAACCAGCAAAGATAA
- a CDS encoding 1,2-dihydroxy-3-keto-5-methylthiopentene dioxygenase produces MAILRLEDGTTYTDLEKIASELAALNIQLNYWSVGDATNTQHLLELAALSEEEKEQVLQALDHYFEQLQQSYGYQSRDLIVLHPNIPNLDVLMSKFERCHTHADDEVRYIIDGEGVFGFVRPDGSQVELTVEPEEYVNVPAGTEHWFHLTEKKRIKAVRYFITTEGWVPEYTETEIRFPSLAIAAN; encoded by the coding sequence ATGGCAATTTTACGTTTAGAAGATGGAACAACCTACACAGATTTAGAAAAAATTGCATCGGAATTAGCCGCCCTAAACATTCAATTAAACTATTGGAGCGTAGGCGATGCTACCAATACCCAACACTTACTCGAATTAGCCGCCTTATCAGAAGAAGAAAAAGAGCAAGTTTTACAAGCATTAGACCACTACTTTGAGCAACTTCAACAAAGTTATGGTTATCAATCTCGGGACTTAATCGTGCTTCATCCTAATATTCCCAACTTAGATGTTTTAATGAGCAAATTTGAACGCTGTCACACTCATGCCGATGATGAAGTCCGTTATATTATTGACGGTGAAGGAGTATTTGGATTTGTACGTCCTGATGGCTCTCAAGTTGAATTAACCGTTGAACCCGAAGAATATGTCAATGTTCCTGCGGGGACAGAACACTGGTTTCATTTAACAGAGAAAAAACGCATTAAAGCAGTACGTTATTTTATTACTACCGAAGGATGGGTTCCTGAATATACCGAGACAGAAATTCGCTTTCCGTCATTAGCTATAGCGGCTAACTAA
- a CDS encoding HAD-IIB family hydrolase produces MALLPISEAVVKDDFTTVALLASDFDGTLTHQGKLTATVIKKLSALAAAEIPVLIITGRSAGWVEAINSYLPVTGAIAENGGLYYSQKRETPEILTPIVDFIEHRNSLKRTFEIFKTHFPNLQESADNRFRITDWTFDVTGLTLSDLQKLIKLSHQCGWDFTYSTVQCHIKPLQQNKADSLLQVIQKYFPQLKSEQVLTIGDSPNDESLFNPQIFPLSVGVNNVLHYKDKLNYYPKFVTNKSESEGFCELVDLLFKNQ; encoded by the coding sequence ATGGCTTTATTACCGATTTCTGAGGCAGTTGTCAAAGATGACTTTACAACAGTTGCCCTCCTAGCCAGTGATTTTGATGGTACCCTCACACACCAGGGAAAATTAACAGCTACTGTCATAAAAAAATTATCCGCTTTAGCAGCAGCCGAAATACCTGTTTTAATTATAACTGGACGCTCTGCCGGCTGGGTGGAAGCAATTAATAGCTATTTACCAGTTACCGGAGCCATCGCCGAAAATGGCGGGTTGTATTATTCTCAAAAACGAGAGACTCCCGAAATTTTAACCCCTATTGTTGATTTCATAGAACATCGTAATTCCCTCAAACGAACTTTTGAAATTTTCAAGACACATTTTCCTAATCTGCAAGAATCAGCTGATAATCGTTTTAGAATAACTGACTGGACTTTTGATGTAACTGGGCTAACTTTATCAGACCTTCAAAAACTGATCAAGTTATCTCATCAATGCGGCTGGGATTTTACTTATAGCACTGTTCAGTGTCATATTAAACCTTTACAGCAAAATAAAGCCGATAGTCTGCTGCAAGTGATACAGAAATATTTTCCTCAGTTGAAAAGTGAGCAAGTTTTGACCATCGGGGATAGTCCCAATGATGAATCTTTATTTAACCCCCAAATTTTCCCGCTTTCTGTGGGAGTGAACAATGTTTTACATTACAAAGATAAGTTAAATTATTATCCAAAATTTGTCACAAATAAGAGCGAAAGTGAAGGTTTTTGTGAATTAGTAGATTTACTATTTAAAAACCAATAA
- a CDS encoding DUF2470 domain-containing protein, whose protein sequence is MADPITSTISDRICKHMNEDHGDAIVLYAKAFGNIPNAQAAQMLSIDPQGMNLSVQIEEETVPVRIEFAHELKDSEDAHHTLIDMVKQARTLSH, encoded by the coding sequence ATGGCAGATCCCATTACTTCTACTATTAGCGATCGCATTTGTAAACACATGAATGAGGATCATGGAGATGCAATAGTTCTCTATGCTAAAGCTTTTGGGAATATTCCTAATGCTCAAGCGGCTCAAATGTTATCGATTGATCCGCAAGGGATGAATTTATCAGTGCAAATTGAGGAGGAAACCGTTCCTGTTCGCATTGAATTTGCTCATGAATTAAAAGATTCAGAAGATGCTCATCATACTTTAATTGATATGGTAAAACAGGCAAGAACTTTGAGTCATTAG
- a CDS encoding cobalt-precorrin-6A reductase — MGRIWLIGGTQESRQIASALAYSKLPCTVTVTTATAVNLYPQISGLKVYIGQLTPENLSNFLSQEKIMAIVDASHPYAVQVSQMAIATATDRNIPYLRYERPALISSLFEGKVLELESFDRLLSGEYLLKQRVLLTVGYKVLPLFKFWQTRSTLFARILPVVNSIEAAIAAGFTSDRLIALRPPIQAELEAALWRHWGITLVVTKASGKAGGEDIKRLVAAQLNIPLIVITRPQLVYPKLTSDLSEVITFCRQLLQGN, encoded by the coding sequence ATGGGCCGGATCTGGTTAATTGGGGGTACACAAGAGAGTAGGCAAATTGCATCAGCACTGGCTTACTCCAAGTTACCCTGTACGGTAACGGTGACTACTGCTACCGCCGTCAATCTTTATCCTCAAATTTCCGGCTTGAAGGTCTATATTGGTCAATTGACTCCAGAAAATTTGAGTAATTTTTTAAGTCAAGAAAAAATCATGGCTATTGTAGATGCCTCTCATCCCTATGCAGTACAGGTATCTCAAATGGCCATCGCTACAGCTACCGACAGAAATATCCCCTATCTACGCTATGAACGTCCTGCCTTAATTTCTTCGCTTTTTGAGGGAAAAGTTCTAGAGTTGGAGAGTTTTGACCGTCTTTTGTCGGGGGAATATCTTTTAAAACAACGGGTATTGTTAACAGTTGGATATAAGGTTTTACCTCTGTTTAAATTTTGGCAAACTCGCTCAACTCTGTTTGCTCGGATTCTTCCTGTTGTAAACTCAATAGAAGCGGCTATTGCTGCCGGATTTACAAGTGATCGCTTAATCGCTTTGCGTCCTCCTATCCAGGCTGAATTAGAAGCGGCACTTTGGCGACATTGGGGCATTACTCTGGTGGTTACTAAAGCATCAGGAAAGGCAGGAGGAGAAGATATTAAGCGATTAGTGGCTGCCCAATTAAATATCCCTTTAATTGTGATTACAAGGCCACAGCTTGTTTATCCTAAGCTTACTAGCGATTTATCTGAAGTTATTACTTTTTGTCGTCAACTCTTGCAAGGAAATTAA